A region from the Aegilops tauschii subsp. strangulata cultivar AL8/78 chromosome 5, Aet v6.0, whole genome shotgun sequence genome encodes:
- the LOC120965004 gene encoding small polypeptide DEVIL 2-like isoform X1 — translation MPPDAEHCVIKGPSIHDHTGEGKKKQAGRLQKVLREQKARVYIIRRCVVMLLCWND, via the exons ATGCCCCCTGACGCTGAGCACTGTGTTATCAAGGGTCCATCTATACATGATCACACTGGTGAA GGGAAGAAGAAGCAGGCGGGGAGGCTGCAGAAGGTCCTGAGGGAGCAGAAGGCCAGGGTCTACATCATCCGCCGCTGCGTCGTCATGCTTCTCTGCTGGAATGACTAA
- the LOC120965004 gene encoding small polypeptide DEVIL 2-like isoform X2, with product MEQGKKKQAGRLQKVLREQKARVYIIRRCVVMLLCWND from the coding sequence ATGGAGCAGGGGAAGAAGAAGCAGGCGGGGAGGCTGCAGAAGGTCCTGAGGGAGCAGAAGGCCAGGGTCTACATCATCCGCCGCTGCGTCGTCATGCTTCTCTGCTGGAATGACTAA